The following coding sequences lie in one Capnocytophaga stomatis genomic window:
- a CDS encoding cation diffusion facilitator family transporter: protein MHKSLSFQRLVAFVGVALFVGKLIAWRLTNSDAVFSDAMESTVNIVSAFMGLYSLYLAAKPRDNDHPYGHGKVEFVTAGIEGVLIVIAGLLIIIQSVHSLLTGISLRQLDWGIGIVGATAVINYIMGYISWRKGKRENSLVLISSGKHLQSDTISTIGVVLSLLLVYVTGWLWLDAVVALLFGGYIIVVGYKIVRKALGGIMDERDELLLLQIVEVLKANRCAEWIDIHNMKVQQFGAHLHIDAHITLPYYYSLQEAHQEMEKVIRLLLKNTDRTVEFNFHMDDCKPFSCEICNMQCAFRKKPFVKKIEWNEKNISQVQKHKLREES from the coding sequence ATGCACAAATCCCTTTCCTTTCAGAGACTTGTAGCCTTTGTTGGCGTTGCTTTATTTGTCGGCAAACTTATTGCGTGGCGATTGACCAATTCTGACGCAGTGTTTTCTGATGCTATGGAAAGTACCGTTAATATAGTCTCGGCGTTTATGGGGTTGTATTCACTGTACTTGGCAGCCAAGCCCAGAGATAATGACCATCCGTACGGGCACGGGAAGGTGGAGTTCGTCACAGCAGGCATTGAGGGCGTTCTGATAGTAATTGCAGGACTCCTTATCATCATCCAGTCGGTTCATTCCTTGCTTACTGGCATATCGCTCCGGCAGCTGGATTGGGGAATCGGTATTGTGGGAGCTACCGCCGTGATTAACTACATAATGGGATATATATCCTGGAGGAAAGGAAAGAGGGAAAATTCCTTAGTGCTAATAAGCTCAGGAAAGCATTTGCAGAGCGATACTATATCTACCATCGGTGTAGTACTGAGCTTACTGCTGGTTTATGTGACAGGCTGGCTTTGGTTGGATGCCGTTGTAGCTCTTTTATTTGGTGGGTATATCATAGTGGTAGGTTACAAAATCGTTCGTAAAGCCTTAGGCGGTATTATGGACGAGAGGGACGAACTGCTTTTACTGCAAATCGTGGAGGTACTCAAAGCGAACAGATGTGCCGAATGGATTGACATACATAATATGAAGGTTCAGCAGTTTGGTGCTCATCTGCACATTGATGCACATATTACCCTTCCATACTATTACTCCTTACAGGAAGCACATCAGGAAATGGAAAAAGTTATCCGATTACTACTTAAAAATACTGACAGAACTGTTGAATTTAATTTCCATATGGATGATTGCAAGCCTTTCTCGTGTGAAATTTGCAATATGCAGTGTGCTTTCCGTAAGAAACCTTTTGTAAAAAAGATAGAATGGAATGAAAAGAATATCTCACAAGTGCAAAAGCATAAGTTGAGAGAAGAAAGTTAA
- a CDS encoding glycosyltransferase family 4 protein: protein MKIGFDAKRAFHNNRGLGNYSRDLIRILQEQTDCELVLFNPKEKKDKRINFTEKTKVITPKSFFWKKLKSIWRILKISSLSKKENLDIYHGLSGEIPLGIYKNTRTIVTIHDLIFLRYPHLYSFFDRKIHFWKFLYAAQKSHHIIAISEQTKRDIVKFLNIPEEKISVVYQGCHKAFKQFYSEEKKQEIRQKYHLPEKFVLNVGAIEPRKNALEIVKAIKDLDISLVLIGKKTKYFEKIEKFCVENKMQNRVFVLKNVSMEDLAIIYQLATVFCYPSVFEGFGIPITEALFSKVPVITSLGSCFPEAGGEHSVYINLNNASEEIKQAILDITTNEEKRKLMTEKGFEYVQKFTDESVFEELMKVYKTKI from the coding sequence ATGAAAATAGGTTTTGATGCCAAAAGAGCTTTTCACAACAATCGCGGATTGGGAAATTACAGCCGCGACTTGATTCGCATTTTGCAGGAGCAAACTGATTGTGAACTTGTTTTGTTCAACCCGAAAGAAAAAAAGGACAAACGCATAAATTTTACTGAAAAAACAAAAGTAATTACGCCAAAATCATTCTTCTGGAAAAAACTAAAAAGCATTTGGAGAATATTGAAAATTAGCTCGTTATCAAAAAAAGAGAATTTAGATATCTATCACGGACTTTCGGGTGAAATTCCCTTGGGCATTTACAAAAACACCCGAACTATTGTTACCATTCACGATTTGATTTTTCTTCGCTATCCGCATTTATATTCGTTTTTTGACAGGAAAATCCATTTTTGGAAATTCCTATATGCGGCACAAAAATCACATCACATTATTGCAATTAGCGAGCAAACCAAAAGAGATATTGTTAAGTTTTTAAATATTCCTGAAGAAAAAATTTCTGTGGTTTATCAAGGTTGCCACAAGGCTTTTAAGCAATTTTATTCGGAAGAAAAAAAGCAAGAAATCCGCCAAAAATACCATCTTCCGGAAAAATTCGTGTTAAACGTAGGAGCCATAGAACCTCGCAAAAATGCTTTGGAAATTGTAAAAGCCATTAAAGATTTGGATATTTCTTTGGTTTTGATAGGTAAAAAAACGAAGTATTTCGAGAAAATCGAAAAATTTTGCGTTGAGAATAAGATGCAAAATCGGGTTTTTGTTTTGAAAAATGTTTCGATGGAAGATTTGGCGATAATTTATCAGTTGGCGACTGTTTTTTGTTATCCTTCTGTTTTTGAGGGATTTGGAATTCCGATTACTGAAGCCTTATTTTCAAAAGTTCCGGTAATTACCTCTTTGGGAAGTTGTTTTCCTGAGGCAGGCGGGGAACATTCCGTTTATATCAACCTAAACAACGCTTCCGAAGAAATAAAACAAGCCATTTTGGATATTACCACAAATGAAGAGAAACGAAAATTGATGACCGAAAAAGGTTTTGAATATGTTCAGAAATTCACAGATGAATCTGTTTTTGAAGAACTTATGAAAGTATATAAAACGAAAATCTGA
- a CDS encoding alkaline phosphatase, whose amino-acid sequence MKRRSFFKKGALATLGGVLISPFDLRANAVKEEFRGKKAKNIIYMVSDGMSSGTLAMADLYSRRILGKPSNWINLYQQNLATKALMDMQSLNSVVTDSAAASSSWGGGYRVPNGRLNIGANGEVYTPILQKFKAGGKKVGCVTTVMITHATPAGFCVNSKARNAQPEIAEKYLDLRFDVMMGGGDDYFSPDHRKEKRDLYKEFLNSGFTVARDKVQMQKAPKNKPLLGVFDSQGLPYSLDYKYDKALHNRPTLAEMTRKAIELMKDHKEGFVLQVEGGKVDWAAHGNDIGALLFDQLAFDEAVGVAIEFAKQDKNTLVVITTDHGNANPGLIYGKNCNDNFDNLQHFRHTNEWVLNNILPESSTSFIKDIMAENFGNMKLTDEQAKALQAYYLDKGKEDGLYNHKHLPFRLLAEIQKEHTSVGWISMNHSSDYVELAMFGPGSEKLKPFIHNYEMHNFLLEAAEMESKYFNKKQTY is encoded by the coding sequence ATGAAAAGAAGGTCATTTTTCAAAAAAGGAGCGTTAGCAACTCTGGGAGGTGTGCTAATATCTCCGTTTGATTTAAGAGCTAATGCTGTTAAAGAGGAATTTAGAGGCAAAAAAGCTAAAAACATCATCTATATGGTAAGTGATGGAATGAGTTCGGGAACGCTTGCAATGGCTGATTTGTACTCACGGAGAATTTTAGGCAAGCCTTCCAACTGGATAAACCTTTACCAACAAAATTTAGCCACGAAAGCCCTTATGGATATGCAATCGCTTAACTCTGTGGTGACGGATTCGGCTGCTGCAAGTTCGTCTTGGGGTGGCGGATATCGTGTCCCGAACGGCAGGCTTAACATAGGAGCTAACGGTGAGGTGTACACGCCCATCTTGCAGAAGTTTAAAGCAGGCGGAAAGAAAGTGGGTTGTGTTACTACCGTGATGATTACCCACGCTACACCGGCAGGTTTCTGTGTGAACAGCAAAGCCAGAAACGCTCAGCCAGAAATCGCTGAGAAATACTTGGACTTACGATTTGATGTAATGATGGGCGGAGGTGACGATTACTTCAGTCCAGACCACAGAAAGGAAAAGAGAGACTTGTACAAAGAGTTCCTAAACAGTGGTTTTACCGTTGCCAGAGATAAAGTACAGATGCAAAAGGCACCTAAAAATAAGCCCCTGTTAGGCGTGTTTGATAGTCAAGGACTTCCGTACTCATTGGATTATAAGTATGATAAGGCTTTACACAACCGCCCAACATTAGCAGAGATGACTAGAAAAGCAATAGAACTAATGAAAGACCATAAAGAGGGTTTTGTGTTACAGGTAGAAGGAGGTAAAGTGGATTGGGCAGCTCACGGGAATGACATTGGTGCATTGCTTTTTGACCAGCTTGCATTTGATGAGGCTGTGGGCGTAGCCATTGAGTTTGCAAAACAGGACAAAAATACACTTGTAGTTATAACTACTGACCACGGTAACGCCAACCCTGGTTTGATTTATGGTAAGAATTGCAATGACAACTTTGACAATCTGCAACATTTCAGACATACAAACGAATGGGTACTTAACAATATACTCCCAGAAAGCTCAACGAGCTTCATAAAAGACATAATGGCAGAGAACTTCGGGAATATGAAACTCACTGACGAGCAAGCTAAAGCATTGCAAGCATATTACTTAGACAAAGGCAAGGAGGACGGGCTTTACAATCACAAGCATCTACCTTTCCGTCTGTTGGCAGAGATACAGAAGGAACACACCTCCGTAGGCTGGATAAGTATGAATCACTCGTCGGATTATGTGGAGCTGGCGATGTTCGGTCCGGGAAGCGAGAAGCTAAAACCATTCATACATAATTACGAGATGCACAACTTCCTGTTGGAGGCAGCCGAAATGGAAAGCAAGTACTTCAACAAGAAGCAAACATATTGA